A single region of the Variovorax paradoxus genome encodes:
- the kdpE gene encoding two-component system response regulator KdpE translates to MPSPTAIVIEDEPQIRRFVRGALEAEGWLVHEAGTLRDGLAAAGTRQPDLLVLDLGLPDGDGVSLIRDVRGWSAVPIIVLSARTDEADKIAALDAGADDYLTKPFGTGELLARVRANLRRPRAAGGSEEPAEAVFRFGEVELDRAARIVRRAGVEVHLTPTEYRLLSVLVANAGRVLTQRQLLREVWGPSHTDQSHYLRIYMGHLRQKLEADPAQPRHLLTETAVGYRLVV, encoded by the coding sequence ATGCCATCCCCCACCGCCATCGTGATCGAAGACGAGCCGCAGATCCGCCGCTTTGTGCGCGGCGCGCTCGAGGCCGAGGGCTGGCTGGTGCATGAGGCCGGCACGCTGCGCGACGGCCTGGCTGCGGCCGGCACGCGTCAGCCCGACCTGCTGGTGCTCGACCTCGGCCTGCCCGACGGCGACGGCGTGTCGTTGATTCGGGATGTGCGCGGCTGGTCGGCGGTGCCGATCATCGTGCTGTCGGCCCGCACGGACGAGGCCGACAAGATCGCAGCGCTGGATGCAGGCGCCGATGATTACCTGACGAAGCCCTTCGGCACTGGCGAACTGCTGGCGCGCGTGCGCGCCAACCTGCGTCGCCCGCGTGCGGCGGGCGGAAGCGAAGAACCGGCGGAAGCGGTCTTCCGCTTCGGCGAGGTCGAACTCGACCGCGCCGCGCGCATCGTGCGCCGCGCCGGGGTTGAAGTGCACCTGACGCCTACCGAGTACCGGCTGCTGTCCGTGCTGGTTGCCAACGCAGGCCGCGTGCTCACGCAGCGCCAGCTGCTGCGCGAGGTATGGGGTCCGTCGCACACGGACCAGAGCCATTACCTGCGCATCTACATGGGGCATCTGCGGCAGAAGCTGGAAGCGGACCCGGCGCAGCCGCGGCATCTGCTGACGGAGACTGCGGTGGGGTATCGGTTGGTGGTTTAG
- a CDS encoding MGDG synthase family glycosyltransferase, which produces MTKILILSVSAGNGHVRAAQALEAAMQSAPPHTAVHIDAMAHVAGGFRKVYTDWYIQLVNRAPELWSYLHQRADATPHHAPSQRLRRGIERLSTGALVREIRREKPDAVICTHFLPAELLMRERNRGRIDFPVWLQITDYDLHNMWLVPGMAGYLAATEEVAFRLRARGIPADRIHVTGIPVMPAFSEPDAPTLERDACAAALGLDPARPVLLMASGGAGVGDLPSMVERVLSLGGESGFQVIAVAGRNADAHARLQAVAARHPGRVVPIGFTNEMHKLMAAANLVVTKPGGLTVSECLALGKPMLLISPIPGQEEHNAGFLMEEGAAWLAYDAIGLDYKVARLMADPAKLADMARRSRALGKPLAAAAVLQRVLGETA; this is translated from the coding sequence ATGACAAAAATCCTGATCCTCAGTGTGAGCGCCGGCAACGGCCATGTGCGCGCAGCGCAAGCCCTCGAAGCCGCCATGCAATCGGCCCCGCCACACACGGCGGTCCACATCGATGCCATGGCACACGTGGCCGGCGGTTTCAGGAAGGTGTACACCGACTGGTACATCCAGCTCGTGAACCGCGCGCCGGAGCTGTGGTCCTACCTGCACCAGCGCGCCGACGCCACGCCGCACCATGCACCCTCGCAGCGGCTGCGCCGCGGCATCGAGCGGTTGAGCACCGGCGCCCTGGTGCGCGAGATCCGCCGCGAAAAGCCCGATGCCGTGATCTGCACCCATTTTCTGCCGGCCGAGCTGCTGATGCGCGAGCGCAACCGCGGGCGCATCGACTTTCCGGTGTGGCTGCAGATCACCGACTACGACCTGCACAACATGTGGCTGGTGCCGGGCATGGCGGGCTACCTGGCCGCGACGGAAGAAGTGGCCTTCAGGCTGCGGGCGCGCGGCATTCCCGCCGACCGCATCCACGTGACGGGCATTCCGGTGATGCCGGCTTTCTCCGAGCCCGACGCCCCGACGCTCGAGCGCGATGCCTGCGCCGCGGCGCTCGGCCTCGACCCCGCGCGGCCCGTGCTGCTGATGGCCTCGGGCGGTGCGGGAGTCGGAGACCTGCCGAGCATGGTCGAACGCGTGCTTTCGCTCGGTGGGGAGAGCGGCTTCCAGGTCATTGCCGTGGCGGGCCGCAATGCCGACGCGCACGCAAGGCTGCAGGCGGTGGCTGCGCGCCACCCCGGCCGCGTGGTGCCGATCGGCTTCACCAACGAAATGCACAAGCTCATGGCCGCAGCCAACCTGGTGGTGACCAAGCCGGGTGGGCTCACGGTGTCGGAGTGCCTGGCGCTCGGCAAGCCGATGCTGCTGATATCGCCGATCCCGGGGCAGGAAGAGCACAACGCCGGCTTTCTCATGGAAGAAGGCGCGGCCTGGCTCGCCTACGACGCGATCGGCCTCGACTACAAGGTGGCGCGGCTGATGGCCGACCCCGCCAAGCTGGCCGACATGGCCCGCCGCAGCCGCGCGCTCGGCAAGCCGCTTGCGGCGGCCGCGGTGCTTCAACGCGTGTTGGGTGAAACAGCATGA
- a CDS encoding DUF4118 domain-containing protein: MPDTRPDPDALLAQLRNDEARALRGKLRIYFGASAGVGKTWAMLSAAQRERAAGRDVLIGVVETHGRSETAALLAGLDTLPMRELDYRGRTLAEFDLDAALARKPAVLLVDELAHTNAPGSRHAKRWQDVQELLTAGIEVWSALNVQHLESLNGTVGAITGVRVHETVPDTVLDEADEVVLVDVTPDELTARLAAGKVYLPQQAERAAQNFFRKGNLIALREIALRRTAEHVEDDVRGWRVEQSGAAGRNGKDGNGGALQAWNTSGAILACVGPHEGAAQTVRTAARLAGQLNVRWHAAYVETPRLQRLAAEERDRILAVLKLAEELGAATAVLTGSDVAEQLSEQARRLNCATLVMGRSEPASGWRRWLPAAAVPLPRALAQRAPALDIMEVGRVDSARRLGRTPFNIPRADDDDHENAPIHWPGYAWAMATSVALTLACTPLAGVLELANIVMLFLLGVVGVAMRFGRGPSALAALLNVAAFDYFFVPPQLSFAVSDVQYVLTFAIMLGVGLLVGQLTAGLRFAAGVSTSRERRARSLFELTRELSAALESTQVVTLGAAAVQGHFGGHALVLVTDPADQLVLPKEPPEGFDAQVADWAFRHGQPAGLATATLAAQPWHYVPLQAPMRVRGVLALSPAQPRWLVIPEQAQQLETLARQIAIALERVHYVEVAQQAVVEMESERLRNALLGAISHDVRTPLTALIALAESLQTLPPEEHGNAARAIVAQAHELHALVNNLLDMARLESGIAGGAVNLRRDWQSVEEVVGSSIRAARTSLGGAVVQTALDADLPLVEFDAVLIERVLVNLLENATKYGAPPIVVGARAEPGTLVLTVRDHGPGLPAALLGREQKLFDKFTRGESESATPGVGLGLAICRAVVSAHGGEITAANALGGGAEFTVTLPRREPPEPAEAQL; this comes from the coding sequence ATGCCCGACACCCGCCCCGACCCCGACGCCCTGCTTGCGCAATTGCGCAACGACGAGGCGCGTGCGCTTCGCGGCAAGCTGCGCATCTACTTCGGTGCCAGCGCGGGCGTGGGCAAGACCTGGGCGATGCTTAGCGCCGCCCAGCGCGAGCGCGCCGCGGGGCGCGACGTGCTCATCGGCGTGGTCGAAACCCACGGCCGCAGCGAAACCGCCGCGCTGCTCGCGGGGCTCGACACCCTGCCGATGCGCGAACTGGACTACCGCGGCCGCACGCTGGCCGAGTTCGATCTCGACGCCGCCCTCGCGCGCAAGCCCGCCGTGCTGCTGGTCGACGAACTCGCCCACACCAACGCGCCCGGCTCGCGCCACGCCAAGCGCTGGCAGGACGTGCAGGAGCTGCTGACCGCGGGCATCGAGGTGTGGTCGGCGCTCAACGTGCAGCACCTGGAGAGCCTCAACGGCACCGTCGGCGCGATCACCGGCGTGCGCGTGCATGAGACGGTGCCCGACACCGTGCTCGACGAGGCCGACGAGGTGGTGCTGGTCGACGTCACGCCCGACGAGCTCACGGCACGGCTCGCGGCCGGCAAGGTGTACCTGCCGCAGCAGGCCGAACGCGCCGCGCAGAACTTCTTCCGCAAGGGCAACCTGATTGCGCTGCGCGAAATTGCGCTGCGCCGCACCGCCGAGCATGTGGAAGACGATGTGCGCGGCTGGCGGGTCGAGCAGTCGGGAGCGGCCGGCCGCAATGGAAAAGATGGAAATGGCGGCGCGCTGCAGGCCTGGAACACCTCGGGCGCGATCCTCGCGTGCGTCGGTCCGCACGAGGGTGCGGCGCAGACGGTGCGCACCGCGGCGCGGCTTGCGGGCCAGCTGAACGTGCGCTGGCACGCGGCCTACGTCGAGACGCCGCGGCTGCAGCGCCTGGCCGCCGAAGAGCGCGACCGCATTCTCGCGGTGCTCAAGCTCGCCGAGGAACTGGGCGCGGCCACCGCGGTGCTCACCGGTTCCGACGTGGCCGAGCAACTTTCCGAGCAGGCCCGCAGGCTCAACTGCGCCACGCTCGTGATGGGGCGTTCGGAGCCCGCGAGCGGCTGGCGCCGCTGGTTGCCCGCCGCGGCGGTGCCGCTGCCGCGCGCGCTGGCGCAACGCGCGCCGGCGCTCGACATCATGGAGGTCGGCCGCGTCGACAGCGCGCGCCGCCTGGGGCGCACGCCGTTCAACATACCGCGTGCCGACGACGACGATCACGAGAACGCGCCCATCCACTGGCCCGGCTACGCCTGGGCCATGGCCACCAGCGTGGCGCTCACGCTGGCCTGCACGCCGCTGGCCGGCGTGCTCGAACTCGCGAACATCGTGATGCTGTTCCTGCTAGGCGTGGTCGGGGTCGCGATGCGCTTCGGGCGAGGACCCTCGGCGCTGGCGGCGCTGCTCAACGTCGCGGCCTTCGACTATTTCTTCGTGCCGCCGCAGCTTTCGTTTGCGGTGAGCGACGTGCAGTACGTGCTGACCTTCGCGATCATGCTGGGCGTCGGGCTGCTGGTGGGGCAGCTCACTGCGGGGCTGCGCTTTGCGGCCGGCGTATCGACCAGCCGCGAACGGCGTGCGCGCTCGCTGTTCGAGCTCACGCGCGAACTCTCTGCGGCGCTGGAGAGCACGCAGGTCGTCACGCTCGGTGCCGCCGCCGTGCAGGGCCACTTCGGCGGCCATGCGCTGGTGCTGGTGACGGACCCGGCCGACCAGTTGGTGCTGCCGAAGGAGCCACCCGAGGGTTTCGATGCACAGGTGGCCGATTGGGCCTTTCGCCACGGCCAGCCCGCGGGCCTTGCGACCGCCACGCTGGCAGCGCAGCCGTGGCACTACGTGCCGCTGCAGGCGCCGATGCGCGTGCGCGGCGTGCTCGCGCTGTCGCCCGCGCAGCCGCGCTGGCTGGTGATTCCGGAGCAGGCGCAGCAGCTCGAAACGCTCGCGCGGCAGATCGCGATCGCACTGGAGCGCGTGCACTACGTCGAAGTGGCGCAGCAGGCCGTGGTCGAGATGGAGTCGGAGCGGCTGCGCAATGCGCTGCTCGGCGCGATCTCGCACGACGTGCGCACGCCGCTCACCGCGCTGATCGCGCTGGCCGAATCTCTGCAGACGCTGCCGCCCGAGGAGCACGGCAACGCGGCGCGTGCCATCGTCGCGCAGGCGCACGAGCTGCATGCGCTGGTCAACAACCTGCTGGACATGGCGCGGCTCGAAAGCGGCATCGCCGGGGGTGCGGTGAACCTGCGGCGCGACTGGCAATCGGTCGAGGAGGTCGTGGGCTCGTCGATCCGTGCGGCGCGCACCTCGCTGGGCGGCGCCGTCGTGCAGACCGCGCTCGATGCGGACCTGCCGCTGGTCGAATTCGACGCGGTGCTGATCGAGCGCGTGCTCGTCAACCTGCTGGAGAACGCCACCAAATACGGCGCCCCGCCCATCGTCGTGGGCGCGCGCGCCGAGCCCGGCACGCTGGTGCTCACGGTGCGCGACCACGGCCCCGGCCTGCCCGCCGCGTTGCTGGGCCGTGAGCAGAAGCTGTTCGACAAGTTCACGCGCGGTGAGTCCGAATCGGCCACGCCGGGCGTGGGGCTGGGCCTTGCGATCTGCCGCGCGGTGGTGAGTGCGCACGGCGGCGAGATCACGGCGGCCAATGCGCTGGGCGGCGGTGCAGAATTCACCGTCACCCTGCCACGCCGCGAGCCGCCCGAACCGGCCGAAGCCCAACTCTGA
- the kdpC gene encoding potassium-transporting ATPase subunit KdpC, with translation MNNIVRPALVLFTLLSALTGLVYPLAVTGAAKALFPSQAAGSLVVQGGTVVGSSLIGQNFSDPKHFWGRPSATAPRPYNASASGGSNLGPLNPALADAVKARVEALHAADPGNTAPVPVDLVTASSSGLDPDISPAAAQYQAARVARVRGVPVEQINALIEKNTQGALWGVLGESRVNVLALNLALDASMR, from the coding sequence ATGAACAACATCGTTCGTCCCGCGCTCGTGCTCTTCACGCTCCTGAGTGCGCTCACCGGCCTGGTCTACCCATTGGCCGTGACTGGCGCCGCCAAGGCGCTGTTTCCTTCGCAGGCCGCGGGCAGCCTGGTCGTGCAGGGCGGAACCGTCGTGGGCTCCAGTCTCATCGGCCAGAACTTCAGCGACCCGAAGCACTTCTGGGGCCGGCCCTCCGCCACCGCGCCGCGGCCCTACAACGCGAGCGCTTCGGGCGGCTCGAACCTCGGCCCGCTCAATCCGGCGCTGGCCGATGCGGTCAAGGCCCGTGTCGAAGCCCTTCACGCCGCGGACCCGGGCAACACCGCGCCGGTGCCGGTCGACCTTGTCACGGCTTCATCCAGCGGACTCGATCCCGACATCAGCCCCGCCGCAGCGCAGTACCAGGCGGCCCGCGTCGCGCGCGTGCGCGGGGTGCCGGTCGAACAGATCAATGCGCTGATCGAAAAGAACACGCAAGGCGCTCTCTGGGGTGTGCTTGGTGAATCTCGCGTCAACGTTCTCGCACTGAATCTCGCGCTCGATGCTTCGATGCGTTGA
- a CDS encoding zinc-binding dehydrogenase — MALQLRSLIRANGELELSLHDEPVPEPQAHEVVIRVEASPMNPSDLGLLFGAADMSTAKVSGTPERPIVTATVPERGMPMMAGRLDQSMPVGNEGAGVVVKAGSSPAAQALLGKTVAAIGGAMYSQYRAVAAAQCLELPAGTAPAEGASCFVNPLTSLGMVETMRREGHKALVHTAAASNLGQMLNKICQKDGIDLVNIVRKPEQEALLRGIGAKYVCNASSPTFLEDLTQALVETGATLAFDATGGGKLAGQILGCMEAALNRTAKEYSRYGSTTHKQVYIYGGLDRSPTEFVRNFGMAWGMGGWLLFPFLQKLGDEGVQRLKARVVAELKTTFASRYTREVSLLEALQLDAIGVYGKQATGEKFLLNPNKGVAA, encoded by the coding sequence ATGGCACTGCAACTGCGCTCGCTCATCCGCGCGAACGGCGAACTCGAACTCTCGCTGCACGACGAACCGGTGCCTGAACCTCAGGCGCATGAAGTGGTGATCCGCGTCGAGGCGTCGCCGATGAATCCCTCGGACCTGGGCCTGCTGTTCGGCGCGGCCGACATGAGCACCGCCAAGGTCTCCGGCACGCCGGAGCGGCCCATCGTCACGGCCACCGTGCCCGAGCGCGGCATGCCCATGATGGCCGGGCGGCTGGACCAGTCGATGCCGGTCGGCAACGAAGGCGCCGGCGTGGTGGTGAAGGCCGGCTCGTCCCCTGCCGCGCAGGCGCTGCTCGGCAAGACGGTGGCCGCAATCGGCGGCGCCATGTATTCGCAGTACCGCGCCGTGGCGGCAGCCCAGTGCCTCGAGCTGCCCGCGGGCACCGCGCCGGCCGAAGGCGCATCGTGCTTCGTGAACCCGCTCACGTCGCTCGGCATGGTCGAGACCATGCGGCGCGAAGGCCACAAGGCGCTGGTGCACACGGCCGCCGCATCCAACCTGGGCCAGATGCTCAACAAGATCTGCCAGAAGGACGGCATCGACCTGGTCAACATCGTGCGCAAGCCCGAGCAGGAGGCGCTGCTGCGCGGCATCGGCGCCAAGTACGTGTGCAACGCGAGCTCGCCCACCTTTCTTGAAGACCTGACGCAGGCCCTGGTCGAAACAGGCGCCACGCTGGCCTTCGACGCCACCGGCGGCGGCAAGCTCGCGGGGCAGATCCTCGGCTGCATGGAAGCGGCGCTGAACCGCACCGCCAAGGAATACAGCCGCTACGGCTCGACCACGCACAAGCAGGTGTACATCTACGGCGGCCTCGACCGCTCGCCGACGGAGTTCGTGCGCAACTTCGGCATGGCGTGGGGCATGGGCGGATGGCTGCTGTTCCCGTTCTTGCAGAAGCTGGGAGATGAAGGTGTGCAGCGTTTGAAGGCGCGGGTCGTCGCTGAATTGAAGACGACGTTCGCGAGCCGGTACACGCGGGAAGTCTCTTTGCTCGAGGCGCTGCAGCTGGATGCCATTGGGGTGTATGGCAAGCAGGCGACGGGGGAGAAGTTCTTGTTGAATCCGAACAAGGGTGTGGCTGCGTAG
- a CDS encoding tyrosine-protein phosphatase, translated as MRRHKRKDRDDNAAAHAVPRPGHWADPLDTLRVENLHRITPTLYRSAQPRIANGAALKALGIRTIVSLRSFNDDRKVFAGSGIRLVRVPINTWSIDDTKVLRALVAIREAEKQGPVLIHCMHGADRTGVVAAVYRMAVQGWDKESARLEMLRGGYGYHTLWRNISRYIDRLDPEKMRHALDHAPVIPVVS; from the coding sequence ATGAGGCGCCATAAACGCAAAGACCGCGACGACAACGCCGCCGCCCACGCCGTGCCGCGCCCCGGCCACTGGGCCGATCCGCTCGATACGCTCCGCGTCGAAAACCTGCACCGCATCACGCCCACGCTGTACCGCAGTGCGCAGCCGCGCATCGCCAACGGGGCGGCGCTGAAGGCGCTGGGCATCCGCACCATCGTGAGCCTGCGCTCGTTCAACGACGACCGGAAGGTGTTCGCGGGCAGCGGCATCCGGCTGGTGCGCGTGCCGATCAACACCTGGTCGATCGACGACACCAAGGTGCTGCGCGCGCTGGTGGCCATTCGAGAGGCCGAAAAGCAGGGGCCGGTGCTGATCCACTGCATGCACGGCGCCGACCGCACCGGCGTGGTGGCGGCGGTCTATCGCATGGCGGTGCAGGGCTGGGACAAGGAGAGCGCGCGGCTCGAGATGCTGCGCGGCGGCTACGGCTATCACACGCTGTGGCGCAACATCTCGCGCTACATCGACCGGCTCGACCCAGAGAAGATGCGCCATGCGCTGGACCACGCGCCGGTGATTCCCGTGGTGTCCTGA
- a CDS encoding pseudouridine synthase: MTDASAAPIRLNKRMAELGLCSRREADEWIANGWVKVNGKPAEMGVKVTPADRIEVDKAAKGQQANQVTILINKPIGYVSGQAEDGHEPAVTLFTPQNRWAEDNARFFFSPQQLRGLAPCGRLDIDSIGLLVMTQDGRIARQLIGEDSVMEKEYLVRVAYHGLGQPAPTGQLVRMDDDDPVTTNVQAVFPPAMLARLRHGLSLDGQPLKPARVEWQNPEQLRFVLTEGKKRQIRRMCELVGLKVVGLKRVRIGKVMLGNLPVGQWRYLGPHEKF, encoded by the coding sequence ATGACTGACGCTTCCGCCGCACCGATCCGACTCAACAAACGCATGGCCGAACTCGGCCTTTGTTCGCGCCGCGAGGCCGACGAGTGGATCGCCAACGGCTGGGTGAAGGTGAACGGCAAGCCGGCCGAAATGGGCGTGAAGGTCACGCCGGCCGACCGCATCGAGGTGGACAAGGCCGCCAAGGGCCAGCAGGCGAACCAGGTCACCATTCTGATCAACAAGCCCATCGGATATGTGAGCGGGCAGGCGGAGGACGGCCATGAGCCCGCGGTGACGCTCTTCACGCCGCAGAACCGCTGGGCCGAAGACAACGCGCGCTTCTTCTTCAGCCCCCAGCAGCTGCGCGGCCTTGCGCCGTGCGGCCGGCTCGACATCGACTCGATCGGACTCCTGGTCATGACGCAGGACGGGCGCATCGCGCGCCAGCTGATCGGCGAAGACTCGGTGATGGAGAAGGAATACCTGGTGCGCGTGGCCTATCACGGCCTGGGCCAGCCCGCGCCCACGGGGCAGCTGGTGCGCATGGACGACGACGATCCCGTCACGACCAACGTGCAGGCGGTTTTTCCGCCCGCCATGCTCGCCCGGCTGCGCCATGGCCTGAGCCTCGACGGGCAGCCGCTCAAGCCGGCGCGCGTCGAATGGCAGAACCCCGAGCAGCTGCGCTTTGTGCTCACCGAGGGCAAGAAGCGCCAGATCCGCCGCATGTGCGAGCTGGTCGGGCTGAAGGTGGTGGGCCTGAAGCGCGTGCGCATCGGCAAGGTGATGCTCGGCAACCTGCCCGTGGGGCAGTGGCGCTACCTCGGCCCGCACGAGAAGTTCTGA
- the kdpB gene encoding potassium-transporting ATPase subunit KdpB, producing MTANTKTSLSLLDAALVKPALWGAFAKLDPRTQWRNPVMFIVYIGSILTTLLWVHSLSFPGDTGMRPAFVLAITVWLWFTVLFANFAEALAEGRSKAQAASLRGLRKDTWAKKLKEPHRGAAFLPEQAPNLRKGDVVLVETGDVIPLDGEVIEGVASVDESAITGESAPVVRESGGDFSAVTGGTRVLSDWLVVRISVNPGESFLDRMIGMVEAAKRHKTPNEIALTILLVALTLVFLMVTVTLLPFSVFSVEAAGAGTVVSLTALVALLVCLIPTTIGGLLSAVGVAGMSRMMQANVIATSGRAVEAAGDVDVLLLDKTGTITHGNRQASAFLPAPGVTKARLARAAMVASLADETPEGRSIVELARRDGLEATAAEGARFVQFTAQTRMSGADLPAAPNSLDSDVVLLRKGAVDAIRRHVESLGGSVPAEMLRAAEETARRGSTPLAVSEGNRVLGVVELKDIVKTGIKERFAELRRMGIKTVMITGDNKLTAAAIAAEAGVDDFLAEATPEDKLALIRKYQSEGRLVAMTGDGTNDAPALAQADVAVAMGSGTQAAKEAGNMVDLDSNPTKLLEVVETGKALLMTRGSLTTFSIANDVAKYFAIIPAIFVSTYPQLGALNVMRLASPSSAILSAVVFNALVIVFLIPLALKGVRYRPVGAAALLRRNLAIYGLGGLLVPFIGIKLIDWLLVAVHLV from the coding sequence ATGACTGCCAATACAAAAACCTCTCTCTCGCTGCTCGACGCGGCGCTGGTGAAACCTGCGCTGTGGGGCGCCTTCGCCAAGCTGGACCCGCGCACGCAGTGGCGCAACCCGGTGATGTTCATCGTGTACATCGGGAGCATCCTCACGACGCTGCTCTGGGTGCATTCGCTGAGCTTTCCGGGTGACACCGGCATGAGGCCCGCGTTTGTGCTGGCCATTACCGTGTGGCTGTGGTTCACCGTGCTGTTCGCCAACTTTGCGGAAGCCCTGGCCGAGGGGCGCAGCAAGGCGCAGGCGGCGTCGCTTCGGGGTCTTCGCAAGGACACGTGGGCCAAGAAGCTCAAGGAACCCCATCGCGGCGCGGCGTTCCTGCCGGAGCAGGCGCCGAACCTGCGCAAGGGCGACGTCGTGCTGGTCGAAACCGGCGACGTGATCCCGCTCGACGGCGAGGTGATCGAAGGCGTGGCCTCGGTCGACGAAAGCGCCATCACCGGCGAATCGGCGCCCGTGGTGCGCGAATCGGGCGGCGACTTCTCGGCCGTGACCGGCGGCACGCGCGTGCTGTCCGACTGGCTGGTGGTGCGCATCTCGGTCAACCCGGGCGAATCGTTCCTCGACCGCATGATCGGCATGGTCGAGGCGGCCAAGCGCCACAAGACGCCCAATGAGATTGCGCTCACCATCCTGCTGGTGGCGCTCACGCTCGTGTTCCTGATGGTCACCGTCACGCTGCTGCCGTTCTCGGTGTTCAGCGTGGAGGCGGCGGGCGCCGGCACCGTGGTGTCGCTCACCGCGCTGGTCGCGCTGCTGGTGTGCCTGATTCCCACCACCATCGGCGGCCTGCTCTCGGCCGTTGGCGTGGCCGGCATGAGCCGCATGATGCAGGCCAACGTCATTGCCACATCGGGCCGCGCCGTGGAGGCGGCCGGCGACGTCGATGTACTGCTGCTCGACAAGACCGGCACCATCACGCATGGCAACCGCCAGGCGAGTGCCTTCCTGCCTGCGCCAGGCGTGACCAAGGCCCGCCTGGCCCGTGCCGCGATGGTCGCCTCGCTGGCGGACGAAACGCCCGAAGGCCGCAGCATCGTCGAACTGGCGCGCCGCGACGGTCTTGAAGCCACGGCGGCAGAAGGCGCACGCTTCGTGCAGTTCACCGCGCAGACCCGCATGAGCGGTGCCGACCTGCCGGCTGCTCCCAACAGCCTCGATTCCGACGTCGTGCTGCTGCGCAAGGGCGCCGTCGACGCGATCCGCCGGCATGTCGAATCGCTGGGCGGCAGCGTGCCGGCCGAGATGTTGCGCGCCGCCGAGGAAACCGCGCGCCGCGGCAGCACGCCGCTGGCCGTGTCCGAAGGCAACCGCGTGCTCGGCGTGGTCGAGCTCAAGGACATCGTCAAGACCGGCATCAAGGAGCGTTTTGCCGAGCTGCGCCGCATGGGCATCAAGACGGTGATGATCACCGGCGACAACAAGCTCACGGCTGCGGCCATCGCGGCCGAGGCGGGCGTGGACGACTTCCTGGCCGAAGCCACGCCGGAGGACAAGCTGGCGCTGATCCGCAAGTACCAGTCCGAAGGCCGGCTCGTCGCGATGACCGGTGACGGCACCAACGACGCCCCCGCGCTTGCGCAAGCCGACGTTGCGGTGGCCATGGGCAGCGGCACGCAGGCCGCCAAGGAGGCCGGCAACATGGTCGACCTGGATTCGAACCCGACCAAGCTGCTGGAGGTGGTGGAGACCGGCAAGGCGCTGCTCATGACGCGCGGCTCGCTCACCACCTTCTCGATCGCCAACGACGTGGCGAAGTACTTCGCGATCATTCCGGCCATCTTCGTCTCGACCTATCCGCAGCTGGGTGCGCTCAATGTGATGCGCCTCGCGAGCCCGTCATCGGCCATCTTGTCGGCGGTGGTCTTCAACGCGCTGGTCATCGTGTTCCTGATTCCGCTCGCGCTCAAGGGCGTGCGCTACCGGCCGGTGGGTGCGGCCGCGCTGTTGCGCCGCAATCTGGCCATCTACGGGCTTGGCGGCCTGCTCGTTCCCTTCATCGGCATCAAGTTGATCGACTGGCTGCTCGTGGCCGTCCATCTCGTCTGA